GCCGCAGGAAATACGGATCTCTCGGCGCGAACAGAGTCGCAGGCCGCTTCCCTTGGCGAAACGGCTGCCAGTATGGAACAACTGACTTCCACGGTGAAACACACCTCAGAAAACACGCACCAGGCTAACCAACTTGCCAGCAACATGCGCAACTCTGCGCAAGAGGGCAACACCATCGTTGAAGAAGCGGTGCTTTCAATGAAGGAAATCGAAAGCAGCTCAGGCAAAATCGATACAATTATCGGCCTGATTGAAGACATTGCTTTCCAGACTAATATCCTGGCGCTTAACGCGGCCGTTGAGGCAGCCCGCGCCGGAGAGCAGGGACGCGGTTTTGCCGTTGTCGCCAGCGAAGTCCGTAATCTGGCACAACGCTCGTCGGTTGCTGCGAAAGAGATTAAGGAGTTGATTGAGCAGTCCGGCACTCAGGTTCAGCTTGGCAGCGAAAGGGTGGAGCGAGCGGGCGAAAGCATGAAGCGCATTATCGCTTCCGTTAAACAGGTGTCCGAACTGATGTCGGAGATTGATCTCTCCACCAATGAGCAAAGCCGCGGTATTGAGCAGATCAATATTGCTGTCGCGCAAATGGATTCCGTTACCCAGCAGAACGCCGCACTTGTTGAGGAAGCCTCTGCCGCGGCACATTCGCTGAAAGAGCAGTCGCAATTACTTAAACAGGCTGTGGCTGTCTTCAAACTTAACTGATGACAAACGGTGACAGGCAGGCTTCGGCCTGCCTCTCTTTTTGTGGCAGGGTGATTTCTTCAGCAACCGGCCGGATAACGATCAAACAATCCGGATTTGTACTTGCAGGCTTGTTATATGCTTTAAACTTTCTCGGTCCACATGGCCGTATTCGCTGCCCGAAACCGGCATTGATTAACGTGACGCCCGGGATTGGCCCTGGGGAATTCGTCCGGGGGTTGTGTCTTTGATCTCCGCTGGCATTATCGCTGAGTGGCGATTAACGGCTGCTAATCGCAATCAGTTGAATCAGATTCAACTGATTCGGGGTGCCCTTCCTTGTGAAGGCTGAGAAATACCTGTATTACCCGATCTGTAAGATACCCACGTCAGTAACGACGGGATTTTCCGCCGTTGTGTACCCGAATAATGTTCAAAAATGAAAAAAGCCCCGCCTTTTTAGGTTCGGGGCCAGTCTGGCGCGCTTAAATTTACCGTAGGCTGTACGTTAAAAAGTAGCGGCCTGCGTGTGAACGAGGAAATTATCAGACGATATGTGAGGCATCAGGAGAAAACGGAACAAATACATGAACAGCAAATGGAATTGCTAGAGCAATAAGCGGAAAGTGACAATAGCCCCCTTACAGGGGGCATTCTCAAAAGCCACCTTCTAAGAAGGTGGTCTTTTACTTATGTTTGGCTACTGATATTTTCGCCGTACTTTCTGAATAATGAACATCAACAGTGCAGTAACAACGAGCATGAGTAGGAACAGCACCCATAGAAACGATGGATCAGCTTCGCCATCAGCAAATCCCAACCCGGTGCGGTTCAGAAAATTATTACTGATTTGAGACAAATACTCGACCAACCCGCCCAGAGGGAACAGCACGATAAAGAATGAAGCCACAAGGCAGAGAAGACCGATCAGTGTGTTAATTATTAAATTTGCATGACGCATAATCAGTCCGCCCTGTTACGTCTATACGTCCATATGCCATTAATCCTTTTCCCCCGGCACTCGAACTTTTTTACGTGCAAGTAACGAGGTTCTGACTAACTGGAAATCAGGAATGTTATAGAAAGTTATACATCCCCACGACTCCCCCTCGCCATTTGGGCGCAACGGGTGAAGCCGGAAAGATCCTCTGTCAACGCCATTAACGAAAACGTGATCACTCATTATGGAGGCATTGAACAATCCAAACCACTCCTCGTGATTTGTTCCATTCCTGAAATCCTTAACAAATCGCTCTACCTGGTTGGCAATACTCCCGGACGGGGCATCAACGATCCAGTAAGTGCCTACAGGCAAAGCCGCATTTCGTATAAATGCACACTCTGCGATGTTGGTTACTGGTGCTATCCCCGAAAACACTGGAAACGTTCCGACACCGTAAACATGAAGTTTAAGCCGTCTCCCGATACGTCGTTGTAGTCCATCCTGCAAATCTGCATAACATAAAACTCCCTGTAGATTTGCGGGTTATGTTACCGCCGATTTAACCAACCAGCCAGCCTTACCCTCTGAATTTGGGACACATTTGGGGACACAAGTTGGGACACAGCGCATTTTTAAGGGTTGTGTCTTTGTCTTCCCGCTGGCATGATCCTGAACAGGGATTAATGAGAGCATTAATCGCAAGTAGTTGAATTTGTTTTAAATGACTCGGGGTGCCCTTCTTTGTGAAGGCTGAGAAATACCCGTAATACCTGATCTGGATAATGCCAGCGTAGGGAAGTCAGATGCCTGTCGGGCTATCACTTCTTCCACGGCCTGGCAGGAGCGAAACCA
Above is a genomic segment from Kosakonia radicincitans DSM 16656 containing:
- a CDS encoding DUF2778 domain-containing protein translates to MFSGIAPVTNIAECAFIRNAALPVGTYWIVDAPSGSIANQVERFVKDFRNGTNHEEWFGLFNASIMSDHVFVNGVDRGSFRLHPLRPNGEGESWGCITFYNIPDFQLVRTSLLARKKVRVPGEKD